Proteins from a genomic interval of Arachis hypogaea cultivar Tifrunner chromosome 10, arahy.Tifrunner.gnm2.J5K5, whole genome shotgun sequence:
- the LOC112715849 gene encoding probable WRKY transcription factor 13 produces the protein MFEEQVMIDEIPPPLQFGCLESLNNNNNNKAFLGAIASPPPDLVTSSCLGAAHQLLSLNRSTANNSWAWGQVTAEDCVMMMRVGNKRGGDVHSHVGLGIAAMKMKMKKTKVRRKVREPRFCFKTMSDVDVLDDGYKWRKYGQKVVKNTQHPRSYYHCTEEKCRVKKRVERLAEDPRMVITTYEGRHVHSPSNDLQASETTSQLTDFLW, from the exons ATGTTTGAAGAGCAGGTGATGATTGATGAGATCCCTCCTCCTCTCCAATTCGGATGCCTTGAATctttgaataataataacaataataaagctTTCCTGGGTGCCATAGCTTCTCCACCACCAGATCTCGTCACTTCTTCTTGTTTGGGAGCAGCACACCAACTCCTTTCACTCAACAGATCCACTGCAAATAATTCATG GGCATGGGGTCAGGTAACAGCAGAAGATTGTGTGATGATGATGAGGGTGGGTAACAAAAGAGGAGGAGATGTTCATAGCCATGTAGGGTTAGGGATTGCAGCGATGaagatgaaaatgaagaagaCGAAAGTGAGAAGGAAGGTGAGGGAGCCTAGGTTTTGCTTCAAGACCATGAGTGATGTCGATGTTCTCGACGACGGTTACAAATGGAGAAAGTACGGCCAGAAAGTCGTCAAGAACACACAACACCCCAG AAGCTACTACCATTGCACAGAAGAAAAGTGTAGAGTAAAGAAACGAGTGGAGCGCTTAGCAGAGGATCCAAGGATGGTTATAACAACGTATGAAGGAAGACATGTTCATTCTCCCTCCAACGACCTCCAAGCATCCGAAACTACTTCTCAACTCACCGATTTCCTATGGTAG